One genomic region from Leptolyngbyaceae cyanobacterium JSC-12 encodes:
- a CDS encoding putative nucleoside-diphosphate sugar epimerase (IMG reference gene:2510095511~PFAM: NmrA-like family) → MKILLVGATGTLGRQIARRALDEGYEVRCLVRSQRKAGFLKEWGAELVSGDLCQPETLPSALEGVAAVIDAATARATDSLSVKQVDWQGNVNLIQATKAAGVERFIFFSLMDAEKYPHVPLMEIKRCVELYLAESGLNYTILRPCGFLQGLIGQYAIPILENQAIWVMGNTSPIAYMDTQDIAKFAVQSLKLPATERKTFPVAGSRAWSADEIIQLCEKFSGREARITRVPVGLLRFARNVTQFFQWTWNISDRLAFAEVVTTGKPLTASMDEVYPVFGLDPKDMTTLEAYLQEYFERIMKKLRELDYEKQKKKKSEKKRYPRF, encoded by the coding sequence ATGAAAATTCTTTTGGTTGGTGCTACCGGCACTTTAGGAAGGCAAATTGCTCGTCGTGCTCTGGATGAGGGATACGAGGTTCGCTGCTTGGTACGAAGCCAGAGAAAGGCAGGATTTTTGAAAGAGTGGGGGGCAGAGTTGGTTTCAGGGGATTTATGCCAACCTGAAACATTGCCCTCTGCCCTGGAAGGGGTGGCGGCGGTGATTGATGCTGCCACTGCTCGTGCAACAGATTCTCTCAGTGTTAAGCAGGTCGATTGGCAAGGAAATGTCAATTTGATTCAAGCGACCAAAGCGGCTGGGGTTGAACGGTTCATTTTCTTTTCTTTGATGGATGCTGAAAAATATCCGCATGTGCCTTTGATGGAAATCAAGCGCTGTGTGGAGTTATATCTGGCAGAATCTGGGTTGAATTACACCATTCTGCGCCCCTGCGGCTTCTTACAAGGGTTGATTGGGCAATATGCCATTCCTATCCTGGAAAATCAGGCGATTTGGGTGATGGGAAATACTTCGCCGATCGCTTACATGGATACACAAGACATTGCTAAATTTGCAGTTCAAAGTTTGAAATTGCCTGCAACGGAACGCAAAACTTTTCCAGTGGCTGGGTCTCGTGCCTGGAGTGCAGATGAAATTATCCAACTGTGTGAAAAATTTTCAGGGCGAGAAGCCAGAATTACCCGTGTGCCAGTTGGATTGCTGCGGTTTGCTCGGAATGTGACTCAGTTTTTCCAATGGACGTGGAATATCTCAGACCGTCTAGCATTTGCTGAAGTGGTGACTACGGGAAAGCCCCTGACCGCCTCAATGGATGAGGTATATCCAGTGTTTGGGCTTGACCCAAAGGATATGACAACTCTGGAAGCGTACCTGCAAGAATACTTTGAGCGAATTATGAAAAAACTACGCGAATTGGATTATGAGAAGCAGAAAAAGAAAAAATCCGAGAAGAAGCGCTATCCCCGATTTTAG
- a CDS encoding Calcineurin-like phosphoesterase (IMG reference gene:2510095519~PFAM: Calcineurin-like phosphoesterase): MMQFVVEPAIATIIEKMSERVRWRHQSILQRGIDQTRLVLEDGKADDPTFSFLVIGDSGSGYHRGHNPQRQIAEQMLSHRDGCRFVLHTGDVIYLVGSREYYPKNFIGPYREFLVNGENLRHVSYDRMVFNFPFFLVPGNHDYYDLPLIYGLAVQAMLPFRCLLRNQLDFDIGLYGSEQGNAYAKAFLDYLQCLNQPELEQHLDRHYTAQTSTGRCICYQPGTFTRLPNRYYTFRTGGIDFFALDSNTFNAPIPLPETPEGENFRMELRQQRAKLEKEQREIFIETSRLNPAIPDEAEQLDDFHAKQEQLNEIIRDIDKHLAANETTTTDIAQLEWLQNQLIESWQTAAVRGRVLFFHHPPYVTEATKWHQAQTIAVRSQLRRVLDAVAETVGDLTQGRPIVDLVLNGHAHCLEYLRTGDTGHGDAFTNWIVCGGSGFSLRRQRLEGPDLTELDGNQERLVAKSELFLGRSGHGTQKRRPYSGIRIDVKDGRPPKFVVRPFVSEWFQRKWETYEIEPFVI; encoded by the coding sequence ATGATGCAATTTGTAGTGGAACCTGCGATCGCCACCATTATTGAGAAAATGTCAGAACGAGTTCGGTGGCGTCATCAGTCCATTCTGCAACGCGGCATCGACCAAACTCGCCTCGTTTTAGAGGACGGCAAAGCGGATGACCCCACTTTTTCGTTTCTTGTGATTGGCGATAGTGGCTCTGGTTACCATCGTGGACATAATCCCCAACGTCAGATTGCTGAGCAAATGCTTTCTCACCGGGATGGTTGTCGCTTTGTGCTGCATACTGGCGATGTTATTTACCTGGTTGGTTCGAGAGAGTATTATCCAAAGAACTTCATTGGACCGTATCGAGAGTTTTTAGTAAACGGGGAAAATCTTCGCCATGTTTCCTACGATCGCATGGTGTTTAATTTCCCCTTCTTCCTGGTTCCTGGGAACCATGATTACTACGACCTGCCGCTGATTTATGGATTAGCGGTTCAGGCAATGCTGCCTTTTCGGTGTTTGTTACGCAACCAGCTCGATTTTGATATAGGTCTGTATGGCTCAGAACAGGGGAACGCATACGCCAAAGCCTTTTTAGACTACCTTCAATGCCTCAATCAACCAGAACTTGAGCAACATCTTGATCGCCATTACACTGCTCAAACATCCACCGGGCGATGCATCTGCTACCAACCTGGAACCTTCACCCGACTCCCCAACCGCTACTACACCTTTCGGACAGGCGGGATTGATTTCTTCGCATTAGACTCCAACACTTTCAACGCTCCGATTCCTCTACCTGAAACGCCGGAAGGAGAAAACTTTCGGATGGAACTCAGGCAACAACGCGCCAAGCTGGAAAAAGAACAACGAGAGATTTTCATTGAAACATCCCGGTTGAACCCTGCAATCCCGGATGAAGCAGAACAATTAGATGACTTCCACGCCAAGCAAGAACAATTAAATGAAATCATTCGTGACATTGATAAGCATCTGGCAGCAAATGAAACAACAACAACAGATATTGCACAGTTGGAATGGTTGCAAAATCAATTGATTGAGTCCTGGCAAACTGCAGCAGTCCGAGGACGAGTACTATTTTTTCATCATCCACCTTATGTCACGGAAGCTACCAAATGGCATCAAGCCCAAACAATAGCAGTGCGATCGCAACTGCGACGAGTCTTGGATGCCGTAGCAGAGACAGTCGGTGATTTAACTCAGGGTCGTCCGATCGTCGATCTGGTGCTTAATGGCCATGCCCACTGCCTGGAATATTTGCGTACCGGGGACACGGGACATGGAGATGCCTTCACGAATTGGATTGTGTGTGGTGGTAGCGGCTTTAGTTTACGCCGCCAGCGCCTAGAGGGACCCGATTTAACAGAACTGGATGGTAACCAGGAACGATTAGTGGCAAAGTCTGAATTGTTCCTGGGTCGCTCCGGGCATGGAACTCAAAAGCGCCGCCCCTATTCTGGCATCCGCATTGATGTAAAAGACGGTCGCCCACCTAAGTTTGTGGTACGACCGTTTGTCTCAGAATGGTTTCAACGCAAGTGGGAAACCTATGAGATTGAACCTTTCGTGATCTAA
- a CDS encoding PetM family of cytochrome b6f complex subunit 7 (IMG reference gene:2510095513~PFAM: PetM family of cytochrome b6f complex subunit 7), protein MGEIFTTAFLAFTLVLVGMALGFLMLKLQGGEE, encoded by the coding sequence ATGGGAGAAATTTTTACAACCGCATTTCTGGCGTTTACGTTGGTACTAGTTGGAATGGCATTAGGGTTTCTGATGCTCAAGTTGCAGGGCGGCGAAGAATAA
- a CDS encoding 4-hydroxythreonine-4-phosphate dehydrogenase (IMG reference gene:2510095514~PFAM: Pyridoxal phosphate biosynthetic protein PdxA~TIGRFAM: 4-hydroxythreonine-4-phosphate dehydrogenase), with product MNRPHLAITFGDPAGIGCEVILKALVDPAIAQACDITLVGSEYLLEKTYHQLVRETDAPLAHPSQLSVLDVGLDEQTETQIVLGIENSVSGAASFEYLETAIAHTLVGDFQGIVTGPISKAAWKAAGYDYPGQTELLAERSNAQRVGMLFVARSPYTGWMLRTLLATTHIPLCDVPNQLTPALMTQKLELLVECLIQDFGVTTPRIAIAGLNPHSGEQGKLGTEEQRWLIPWIKQMRDRLSHVQLEGPIPPDTMWLKPGQAWFGNLNSETPAAIANLKFPQSNAADAYLALYHDQGLIPIKLMAFDRAVNTSIGLPFIRTSPDHGTAFDIAGKGIANATSMKAAIQLAIELCDRKHKVLMSSMH from the coding sequence ATGAACCGTCCACATCTTGCAATCACATTTGGTGATCCGGCAGGGATCGGCTGCGAAGTTATCCTCAAAGCATTAGTAGACCCCGCGATCGCCCAAGCTTGTGACATCACCCTTGTGGGAAGCGAGTATCTGTTGGAAAAGACTTACCACCAACTCGTCCGTGAAACGGATGCTCCACTGGCACATCCAAGTCAACTGTCTGTGTTGGATGTAGGGCTGGATGAGCAAACAGAAACCCAGATTGTTTTAGGAATAGAAAATTCGGTAAGTGGAGCCGCGAGCTTTGAGTATCTAGAAACCGCGATCGCACATACGCTCGTGGGAGATTTTCAGGGAATTGTTACAGGTCCGATTTCGAAAGCTGCCTGGAAAGCCGCTGGGTATGACTACCCTGGCCAAACTGAACTGTTGGCAGAACGGTCAAATGCTCAGCGAGTTGGGATGTTGTTTGTAGCGCGATCGCCCTATACCGGATGGATGCTCCGAACACTGCTAGCAACCACTCACATTCCCCTTTGTGATGTTCCCAATCAACTCACACCAGCCCTCATGACCCAAAAGCTGGAGCTTTTAGTAGAGTGTCTGATTCAGGATTTTGGTGTCACCACACCTCGAATTGCGATCGCAGGGCTAAATCCTCATAGTGGTGAACAAGGCAAACTAGGCACCGAAGAACAGCGCTGGCTGATTCCCTGGATTAAGCAAATGCGCGATCGCTTATCACATGTTCAACTTGAGGGTCCCATTCCTCCCGATACAATGTGGTTGAAACCAGGGCAAGCCTGGTTTGGCAATCTGAACTCCGAGACTCCCGCTGCAATCGCAAATCTTAAGTTTCCCCAATCAAATGCTGCCGATGCCTATCTCGCTCTCTATCATGACCAGGGATTGATACCCATTAAGCTTATGGCGTTTGATCGAGCTGTTAACACCTCCATCGGGTTGCCCTTCATTCGAACTTCGCCGGATCATGGAACCGCCTTCGATATTGCTGGGAAGGGGATTGCCAATGCAACTAGTATGAAAGCAGCCATCCAACTGGCAATTGAGTTATGCGATCGCAAACACAAGGTCTTAATGTCATCCATGCATTAA
- a CDS encoding cation diffusion facilitator family transporter (IMG reference gene:2510095518~PFAM: Cation efflux family~TIGRFAM: cation diffusion facilitator family transporter), with amino-acid sequence MTKTVLADNRGVVNRVLTITLGLNLVVMGLKVIVGLATGSLSLLADALHSVTDSANNVLGIFASRLSSPAPDRDHPYGHQKYEAVGALGIAAFLGIAFFEIVQSAISRIVNPAATGVEVSATELWILLIVLGINIFVAFYERRVGYRVGSPILIADAQHTMSDIWVTISVLGGLIGIWLWDFQWLDVVLAFPVAILVFWSGWSVLRANLPWLVDEMAIAPESIHSLVMQVPGVTNCHSIASRGVVGRQTFIEMHLIVDAADVEVAHRITEDVEARLEEQYGPVRVTIHVEPPAYHSNQISYEAERDSSTTENQG; translated from the coding sequence ATGACTAAGACTGTACTGGCTGACAATCGGGGGGTGGTCAATCGGGTACTAACCATCACGTTGGGACTTAACCTGGTGGTGATGGGACTGAAAGTTATCGTTGGATTGGCGACAGGCTCCCTCAGTTTGCTGGCAGATGCCCTCCATAGCGTGACCGATAGCGCCAATAATGTGTTAGGCATTTTTGCCAGTCGGCTATCATCGCCAGCACCAGATCGCGATCATCCTTACGGTCACCAAAAATATGAAGCAGTGGGAGCACTAGGTATTGCGGCATTTCTGGGGATAGCTTTTTTTGAGATTGTGCAATCTGCTATTTCGCGGATTGTGAACCCAGCAGCAACAGGAGTTGAGGTTTCGGCAACTGAGTTGTGGATTTTGTTGATCGTGCTGGGGATTAATATTTTTGTGGCATTTTATGAGCGACGGGTGGGCTATCGAGTGGGCAGCCCTATCCTGATCGCAGATGCTCAACACACGATGAGTGATATTTGGGTCACGATCAGCGTACTAGGTGGGCTAATTGGTATCTGGCTTTGGGATTTTCAGTGGTTGGATGTGGTGCTTGCGTTTCCTGTTGCGATTCTGGTGTTTTGGAGTGGATGGTCAGTGTTGAGAGCAAACTTGCCCTGGTTGGTGGATGAAATGGCGATCGCGCCGGAATCCATCCATTCCCTGGTGATGCAGGTTCCTGGCGTAACTAACTGCCACAGCATTGCCTCACGCGGAGTCGTGGGACGCCAGACTTTCATTGAAATGCATTTAATTGTGGATGCCGCTGATGTAGAAGTGGCGCATCGCATTACAGAAGACGTAGAAGCCCGATTAGAAGAGCAATATGGACCTGTACGGGTGACGATTCATGTAGAGCCACCGGCCTACCATTCTAACCAGATTAGCTATGAGGCAGAGAGAGACTCATCAACTACTGAAAATCAAGGGTGA
- a CDS encoding Heat shock protein (IMG reference gene:2510095520~PFAM: Peptidase family M48) has product MNQIKTVALLALLTGLLVWIGGVMGGQTGMFMGLIMAAVMNLGSWFFSDKIALAAYGAQPVSPAQAPELYKMVENLSQRAGIPTPAVYVIPTPAVNAFATGRSPQHAAVAVTEGILQLMPADELEAVIAHELSHIMNRDTLTQAVAATIGGAISYLAQMAMWFGAFSNDEDRPNPIALLMLTILAPIAATIVQMAISRTREFAADAGSAELTRNPRALANALQRLEMGARQIPMNSNPAFSPLLIIEPLTGQAFANLFATHPSTEARIQRLLELEQQMR; this is encoded by the coding sequence ATGAATCAAATCAAGACCGTTGCCTTACTGGCACTACTAACCGGACTATTGGTTTGGATTGGCGGCGTGATGGGTGGTCAAACCGGAATGTTTATGGGCTTGATCATGGCAGCCGTGATGAACTTGGGTTCCTGGTTCTTCTCAGACAAAATCGCTCTAGCAGCTTATGGTGCTCAACCCGTTAGCCCTGCTCAAGCACCTGAGCTTTATAAAATGGTGGAAAATCTCAGTCAGCGAGCAGGCATTCCAACTCCAGCTGTATACGTGATTCCGACTCCAGCAGTCAACGCCTTTGCCACAGGTCGCAGTCCACAACATGCCGCAGTCGCTGTTACTGAGGGAATTTTGCAACTGATGCCTGCGGATGAGTTGGAAGCGGTGATTGCTCATGAACTGAGCCATATTATGAATCGCGACACACTCACCCAAGCAGTTGCTGCCACCATTGGCGGAGCCATTTCTTACCTGGCACAAATGGCCATGTGGTTCGGTGCTTTTTCTAACGATGAAGATCGCCCCAATCCAATTGCCCTCTTGATGCTAACAATCCTGGCTCCGATCGCAGCCACAATTGTGCAAATGGCAATTTCCCGCACCCGTGAATTCGCTGCTGATGCGGGTTCTGCAGAACTGACTCGTAATCCTCGTGCTCTGGCAAATGCTCTGCAACGACTGGAGATGGGTGCTCGCCAAATTCCGATGAACAGCAATCCTGCGTTCTCGCCCCTGCTGATTATTGAACCCCTAACTGGGCAAGCCTTTGCCAATCTGTTTGCCACCCATCCTTCCACAGAAGCCCGCATTCAGCGCCTGCTAGAACTGGAACAACAAATGCGATAA
- a CDS encoding hypothetical protein (IMG reference gene:2510095515) gives MLQSMQYSLDLIQDEARQLVQKGLVSRQQPIYILCQFIPAREWASIECELERCDFLLRDRIGDLMGREDWDND, from the coding sequence ATGCTTCAATCCATGCAATATTCTCTGGATCTCATCCAGGATGAGGCTCGTCAATTAGTTCAAAAAGGGCTGGTCAGCCGCCAGCAGCCGATTTATATCTTGTGCCAGTTCATTCCTGCACGGGAGTGGGCATCTATTGAATGCGAACTAGAACGGTGTGACTTCCTGCTAAGAGATCGAATTGGAGATCTCATGGGGCGGGAAGACTGGGACAACGACTAG
- a CDS encoding hypothetical protein (IMG reference gene:2510095516): MNSDSLVQLLQSSVRVTLGATASLIEVLQDPAKREENLTKLRQEWSKLSEEWEMKGESTEQEARNFVNNLLHQRTSSASSPSSGSTATVTTPLTTSPDVQVELQELTAQIAAIRAELEKMRNPEQ; encoded by the coding sequence ATGAACTCCGATTCTTTAGTGCAATTACTACAAAGTAGTGTTCGAGTTACGCTTGGAGCAACTGCCTCATTGATTGAGGTTTTACAAGATCCTGCAAAACGGGAAGAAAACCTGACTAAACTCAGACAGGAATGGAGCAAGCTCTCTGAAGAATGGGAGATGAAAGGTGAATCAACTGAGCAAGAAGCTCGTAACTTTGTTAACAATCTTCTGCACCAGCGGACATCCTCTGCATCAAGTCCATCCAGCGGGTCAACTGCAACAGTCACAACACCTCTTACTACATCTCCTGATGTGCAAGTGGAATTGCAGGAACTCACTGCCCAGATTGCAGCCATTCGGGCAGAGCTAGAAAAAATGAGAAATCCCGAACAGTAG
- a CDS encoding putative transcriptional regulator (IMG reference gene:2510095512~PFAM: Bacterial regulatory protein, arsR family) has translation MPKVKTVPAEISASQNVDQENALNCTIQHPVDLSHVRQLHKAILSEEKSQRMAEFFSLLGDPNRLRILSALAVNELCVCDLAAAVKMSESAVSHQLRTLRSMRLVGYRRQGRNVFYYLKDSHVLNLYREVAEHLDEPEDL, from the coding sequence ATGCCAAAAGTTAAGACTGTGCCTGCTGAAATCTCCGCCAGTCAAAATGTTGACCAGGAGAATGCGCTCAACTGTACCATTCAGCATCCAGTTGACTTGAGCCATGTCCGTCAGCTTCATAAAGCAATTCTGAGTGAGGAAAAATCTCAGCGCATGGCGGAGTTCTTTAGCTTATTAGGCGATCCTAACCGCTTAAGAATTCTGTCCGCCCTGGCTGTAAATGAGTTGTGCGTTTGTGACTTAGCGGCGGCTGTCAAAATGAGCGAATCAGCAGTATCGCATCAACTTCGTACCTTGCGCTCTATGCGTCTGGTGGGCTACCGTCGGCAAGGGCGAAATGTTTTTTATTACCTCAAAGATAGTCACGTCCTTAATCTTTATCGAGAGGTTGCGGAACACCTGGATGAGCCAGAGGATTTATAA
- a CDS encoding hypothetical protein (IMG reference gene:2510095517), which yields MSTPHLTLNLGEGSVSFQFSPEAAKELQASLAQLMESLKATVTKTETSSQKTPKTPMEYQYVGEVFLEIFCNPNIWPSPFAAKALITLRDDRIRLSTEAELSRIVEDVNQYLEQVG from the coding sequence ATGTCCACTCCTCACCTCACCTTAAATCTAGGAGAAGGCTCGGTTTCCTTTCAATTCTCCCCCGAAGCTGCTAAAGAGTTGCAGGCATCGCTCGCTCAATTAATGGAAAGCTTGAAAGCCACCGTCACCAAAACTGAAACATCATCCCAAAAAACTCCCAAAACGCCAATGGAGTATCAATATGTAGGTGAAGTATTTCTCGAAATTTTTTGTAACCCTAATATTTGGCCATCCCCGTTTGCTGCAAAAGCGTTGATTACACTAAGGGACGATCGCATTCGCTTAAGTACAGAAGCCGAACTTAGCCGCATCGTAGAAGATGTCAATCAATACCTTGAGCAAGTTGGGTAA